Part of the Triticum urartu cultivar G1812 chromosome 2, Tu2.1, whole genome shotgun sequence genome, GGGATTCAGTCTGCCCAGAGAACATAGTAATCACAAAATGGTATTAGTTTCACTTCACAAATAATATTAGTACATTATTAAAACCAATGTTGAGGATATCGCTTATCGTTAGCATTTCGGTTGGCCGCGATTAGAGATTAACTGGAAATCAGACGATTAATCGATATTATCGGTCGACTAATAATAGACCATTTTTGGCAAATCCCAGGTTCCCAGCACTAAAATATAATATATTGTACACAGAAACAATATTGGACATAATCCTTGCCTTGATTACTTTCCTTTGAATCCTTGTACAATGACAAACAAAATTGGACAACAACACATATTACATAAACAATGTCCGAAAAACACAAATAAACATAGTTCTTGCACACACAGTGCTAGGAATAGGGATGATTTATCGGTAGATTTCCGATAAATCACATGTCATAGTGATAAATCGGCTCAAACGATAAATGATGATGATAAGGCATAATCTTATCGGGCACCCCCCGAGTAGTGATAAATCGGATGATAAATTGCTGAATCGGAAGATTTTTTGAACAGTGATTTTAAAACAAAAGGTAATTGGCAAGTAGAAACCCGATCCATTAATCATGTTGTGGGTTCAAATTATATGGACGTGATTAAACTTAATGCAAAAGAAACACATACACCAATGGGTAATTGGCAAGTAGGGAACTCAATCCAGAGCAGCCCACATTGTTTACATGCTATGACATCATACATAGATTCTTCTATGAATCTTTTCTCCTGTCCACCTAACATTTCCATTGATGTTGATCTAGATGTTTTAGTTGGCTGGAATATTTTTCATACAGCATATAATAGTGATAATGTGCATGAGTTCAACTTTCTTCTAAGCCCTATGTATTTTCCTATTAATATAAAGTAAATTACATATGTACAGACAgaaaggaaaaataaataaataaagcctATCCAATGACTGTTTTGGGAAACATAATAACTAACTGATAAAAAGACGTTGTGTCAACAACATGATAGATGTGTTGCAATCCAATTCTGAAGAAGTGCAGTGTACTTGTGCTTCACTAGATGCCCCAAAAGTATTAGATTTTGCTTCAGGAGAAATTTCCAGGTGTTAACACTGGGCACTTCATTTTAAAAAGATTTTTCTGTTCCTTAGATTCTAAATATTCCAGCAGCCTAAATTGATTATGTCCGTGGAAATTCTAAAGAGGTAAAAATGATTTTATCATAGGTTGATATACCCCTCTTTTTATTCTCTACAATCTCATACCAACATGCTTGAGCAAAGATGCAGTCCCAGTACAGATGTATTGAAGTTTCCTCGAAGCTTTTAATTAGTGCTAAAAATACAATCATAATAATAGAATGTTTGCCTTTTTGGTAGTTTTTTTATGAACCCTGTCATGAAGATGTAGCCAGAAAAATATTTTTTGTTTAAGTCTGTTGGCACTGTTCTAGAGCCATTTAAACATGATATGAGTCATTTGTTGTCCTTTCATCCATCTATACATTTTGAGGAATGTCCTGCTCTAGACACAGGGAAAATCCATTAATCCATGCCCTGGGTATTGCATTTTTGGAGTATTAAATCTCTTAGTTCATTATATTGATTGAAGGTGTGAGTAGAAACTGGAATCTAAAAGTTATCTGCCAGGTTCTCATAAATGAGTTCAAAATGTTAACAGGGTATAAATTTCATATGACTTACATGTTCTTTTCCACTTCTCATGCCTGGCATTTAGTACTCATGCTAAGTAGCAAATCCCCATCATATCTGGAGGCAGAATTGCGTGAATGGAGAAGACACAAGGTGAGCATATATGCATATGAATTAACTCATATTGAGCAGAACAATAACTATTGCACATGAGCTGGCAAACATACATATTAAACCCTGACAAAAAATCAAAATCTTCCTAAAGGATGAACCGAGCGAGATGGAACAGATGATCGATGCCATTAGAACCACACTAGGGTCATTGGGTGATGATGAGACGTCAATAAATGTTTCAGCCTATGATACGGCGTTGGTTGCTCTTGTCAAGAACCTTGACGGAGGCGATCGACCGCAATTCCCCTCGTGCATCGACTGGATTGTTCAAAATCAACTACCAGATGGTTCGTGGGGTGATCCCGCTTTCTTTATGGTCCAAGATCGGATGATCAGCACCCTCGCATGTGTGGTGGCTGTGAAGTCTTGGAACATTGACAATGACAACTTGTGCGACAGAGGTAAATTGATTGATTGCTTCATTCTTTATTTTATTCAACGATATACCTTTTTTTACTTCCAAGGAAGGATCATGTATCTAATGTAGAGTGGACCTTTTCTGGTGTAGGTGTGTTATTTATCAAAGAAAATATGAGCAGGTTGCTAGAAGAGGAACAAGACTGGATGCCATGCGGCTTCGAGATTAACTTCCCAACACTCCTAGAGAAGGCAAAGGACCTGGACTTGGACATCCCTTACAATCACCCTGTTTTGAAAGAGATATATGCCAAGAGGAATCTGAAGCTCTCTAAGTATGTATACCTAGCTGCATGCATGTGATAAATCTGGATTTGTACATTGAACTCAATAGTCTATGTATAATTAGTTAAGCAATAATTAATCCGGCTCTCAAATTGTAGGATACCTCTGGATGTGCTACACGCCGTACCAACGACCCTACTTTTCAGCGTGGAGGGAATGGTAGACTTACCATTGGACTGGGAAAAGCTACTCAGGTTGCGCTGTCCAGACGGCTCCTTCCATTCCTCGCCTGCTGCCACAGCTGCTGCCCTTAGTTACACCGGGGACAAGGAATGCCTAGCGTTTCTAGATAGGCTTGTCAAAAAGTTCAAGGGCGGAGGTAAAATCGCTACCACTTATAGTTCTTGTACAACCAACATGAATGCACTCTTAGGTAGGACAGCCCCTTGTATGTTCGTCAATACAAACATCGCCATTCACGTAAATTACTTGTTTTCTCAGTGCCATGTAGCCACTCTATGGATACTTTTGAGCAGTTATGGGTGGTCGACCGGCTCATGCGTCTTGGGATATCAAGGCACTTCACAAGTGAAATTCAGCGGTGCTTAGAGTTTATTTACAGGTAACATAAACTACTTTAATTTAATTGGAAATACAATATGCCCTAAAAGTCTAAATGTTAATTATATATTTTTAAATGGAGTAGTACCAGAGTAGTGTTTTTTCTTTAAGACTAGTAGACCAGATTCAGAGGAATGTATACACTTTGAACAGGCGCTGGACTCAGAAGGGACTGGCTCATAACGCGTACTGCCCAGTCGTTGATATTGATGACACGTCCATGGGTTTCCGTCTCCTCCGTCAGCATGGCTACGACGTTACTCCATGTAACTAATAAGTAGTAGCGCTTTGGCATGCATGGCTACTATATATGCTATGCTGGATCGAGTTTGATAGACTAACGCGCATCGATCTACAATGCAGCCGTGTTTAAGCACTTTGAGACCAAGGATGGCAACTTCTTCTGTTTCCCCATGGAGACCAACCACGCATCTGTCACCCCGATGTACAACACTTACCGTGCTTCGCAGTTCATGTTCCCCGGTGACGACGATGTCCTAGCACGGGCCGGGCGCTATTGCCGTGCATTCCTCCAAGAGAGACAAGCCTCCAACAAACTGCACGACAAGTGGATCATTACCAAGGACCTGCCGGGCGAGGTAGTATGTTCCAACAAATTCCAGTTAATTATATATATAAGTATGCGTCAGTCGGGATACTATTCTAATGTCCTTAGTTCACAACAGAGTAATGAGCCATTCCTCCTGTAAAATCAGGTCGAGTACACACTGAACTTCCCCTGGAAAGCAAGTTTGCCACGAATTGAAACAAGGATGTATCTGGATCAGTACGGAGGCAACACAGATGTCTGGATTGCTAAGGTCCTCTACAGGTAAAAATAATTAATAATGAAACTTTTATCACCACCATACTCTGCATCATAAGACAAACCTTATTACATTGTTTATTACAAAGAGATCGGACTTTGATCTGGCCAAAAGAAGGAATGATAGAAACATATGGACCAACTAAGATTAACATGCTGAACAAGACCACTCTAAACACTCAACGGCCTATCACTTGCACGCCATCCAAACCAGGATATAAACTCCGTGGTAGTAGCTTCTTTACGCTAACCTCAATCGGGTCACTGTGATGCATGTTATGTAATGATGTGCATAACCGCAGCCAATTGGTACACGATAGTAGCATCTCCATAACCTCAGTCAAAAACGACATCATTTTTACATAGTCAGATAGACAAAAACAGTGTTGTTGTCCCGACCAAAATAAAAATACCTTAGAGAtttaacacccccccccccccccccccaccgtcccgcctctcacacacacacccacacatGATCCAAAAATATGTGAAATACTACATGGACCCGTTCATGTATGTCTACTAGGCAATTTTGCTGAGGTGGCATAGAGCTAAATGATAAAAGAAAGGGTCGAGTATCATATCATAATAAATGATGTGCTACTATTTATATGCATGACAATAAATGAGGTCGTCAAAATACTAACATATGATACTATGCACCACGGAgatagtatcatatactagtaacatatgcatgataaTAATGTATCATCACTACAAGCAGCTTAAGGGTCTGTTCTGAAACTGCCCAGCTTCCCCAAAACTTTCTAGATTCAGCTTCTTGTACCGCTTCTCACTTCAGTTGGCGATTTGGAAAGCGTTCGTATTGAATTCATGCTCCAGCCAACTCATCCAAAAGTCCGAACTGATGAAGGGAGGTGGGCAATATATTTCAACAGTTCGGAACGCAACTTCGGCTTCTGTCGTTAGGCACAACGCTGCCAGCCCATTTGGCAGGATTAGGCACGGGGCTGCGGCCTAGTTGGGGCCCAAAGCAAATGGgcaacatgagagagagagagggtgagagagagagagagtttggGAAAGAAAATCAAACCGGTACGTGAAACTCACTTGGCGGTGGCAATCCATCGTAATTAGCCTCAACTCCAACTTCTTGGTTTCTACGGATCTGGAAAAGGGCAGCTTCCTCAACTCCTTCCTTTTTGCACTAAAACGGGTCACCAGCTTCTTGATTCCAGCTTCCTGGAGTTAGAGCGTTCGGCTCAGCTTCATGCGTGGAGTTAACGAAGCTGAGAGCTGGAGCGTTGCCGAACAGGCCCTAAGAGAGCTATGTTCGATCTACCCATTTTATCGGATTCTAATTGATCCGTCATGCACCACACTAAAAGATACAAATCAAACAAAAGTAGCCTTCAAATTTATAAGGCCCTTGCAAAGGTGGGAGTATTAGTTTGGCTTTCATAATCCTAAGTATTTTGCTCCAAATGCTAAAAGAGAGACTCCCAAACTACATCCAAGGTTTTTTTTTCATATT contains:
- the LOC125535132 gene encoding syn-copalyl diphosphate synthase-like isoform X1 translates to MLTFTAAVRHAPVLDQTTAEPWRRLSLHLHSQRQQCVLMLSSKSPSYLEAELREWRRHKDEPSEMEQMIDAIRTTLGSLGDDETSINVSAYDTALVALVKNLDGGDRPQFPSCIDWIVQNQLPDGSWGDPAFFMVQDRMISTLACVVAVKSWNIDNDNLCDRGVLFIKENMSRLLEEEQDWMPCGFEINFPTLLEKAKDLDLDIPYNHPVLKEIYAKRNLKLSKIPLDVLHAVPTTLLFSVEGMVDLPLDWEKLLRLRCPDGSFHSSPAATAAALSYTGDKECLAFLDRLVKKFKGGVPCSHSMDTFEQLWVVDRLMRLGISRHFTSEIQRCLEFIYRRWTQKGLAHNAYCPVVDIDDTSMGFRLLRQHGYDVTPSVFKHFETKDGNFFCFPMETNHASVTPMYNTYRASQFMFPGDDDVLARAGRYCRAFLQERQASNKLHDKWIITKDLPGEVEYTLNFPWKASLPRIETRMYLDQYGGNTDVWIAKVLYRMNLVSNDMYLKMAKADFREYQRLSRLEWNGLRKWYFRNHLQRYGGTRKSALMAYFLASANIFEPSRAAERLVWARVAVLAEAVTTHFRHIGGPCYSTENLEELINLVSFDDVSGGLREAWKQWLMAWTAKDSHGSIDGDTAILFVRTIEIVSGRVVSAEQTLNRWDYSQLEQLTSSICHKLATIGLAQNGASMENTEGLHRQVDLEMQELSWLVHQGCHGINRETRQTFLNVVKSFYYSAHCSPETVDSHIAKVIFQDVI
- the LOC125535132 gene encoding syn-copalyl diphosphate synthase-like isoform X2 produces the protein MLTFTAAVRHAPVLDQTTAEPWRRLSLHLHSQRQQCGIMLSSKSPSYLEAELREWRRHKDEPSEMEQMIDAIRTTLGSLGDDETSINVSAYDTALVALVKNLDGGDRPQFPSCIDWIVQNQLPDGSWGDPAFFMVQDRMISTLACVVAVKSWNIDNDNLCDRGVLFIKENMSRLLEEEQDWMPCGFEINFPTLLEKAKDLDLDIPYNHPVLKEIYAKRNLKLSKIPLDVLHAVPTTLLFSVEGMVDLPLDWEKLLRLRCPDGSFHSSPAATAAALSYTGDKECLAFLDRLVKKFKGGVPCSHSMDTFEQLWVVDRLMRLGISRHFTSEIQRCLEFIYRRWTQKGLAHNAYCPVVDIDDTSMGFRLLRQHGYDVTPSVFKHFETKDGNFFCFPMETNHASVTPMYNTYRASQFMFPGDDDVLARAGRYCRAFLQERQASNKLHDKWIITKDLPGEVEYTLNFPWKASLPRIETRMYLDQYGGNTDVWIAKVLYRMNLVSNDMYLKMAKADFREYQRLSRLEWNGLRKWYFRNHLQRYGGTRKSALMAYFLASANIFEPSRAAERLVWARVAVLAEAVTTHFRHIGGPCYSTENLEELINLVSFDDVSGGLREAWKQWLMAWTAKDSHGSIDGDTAILFVRTIEIVSGRVVSAEQTLNRWDYSQLEQLTSSICHKLATIGLAQNGASMENTEGLHRQVDLEMQELSWLVHQGCHGINRETRQTFLNVVKSFYYSAHCSPETVDSHIAKVIFQDVI
- the LOC125535132 gene encoding syn-copalyl diphosphate synthase-like isoform X3 codes for the protein MEQMIDAIRTTLGSLGDDETSINVSAYDTALVALVKNLDGGDRPQFPSCIDWIVQNQLPDGSWGDPAFFMVQDRMISTLACVVAVKSWNIDNDNLCDRGVLFIKENMSRLLEEEQDWMPCGFEINFPTLLEKAKDLDLDIPYNHPVLKEIYAKRNLKLSKIPLDVLHAVPTTLLFSVEGMVDLPLDWEKLLRLRCPDGSFHSSPAATAAALSYTGDKECLAFLDRLVKKFKGGVPCSHSMDTFEQLWVVDRLMRLGISRHFTSEIQRCLEFIYRRWTQKGLAHNAYCPVVDIDDTSMGFRLLRQHGYDVTPSVFKHFETKDGNFFCFPMETNHASVTPMYNTYRASQFMFPGDDDVLARAGRYCRAFLQERQASNKLHDKWIITKDLPGEVEYTLNFPWKASLPRIETRMYLDQYGGNTDVWIAKVLYRMNLVSNDMYLKMAKADFREYQRLSRLEWNGLRKWYFRNHLQRYGGTRKSALMAYFLASANIFEPSRAAERLVWARVAVLAEAVTTHFRHIGGPCYSTENLEELINLVSFDDVSGGLREAWKQWLMAWTAKDSHGSIDGDTAILFVRTIEIVSGRVVSAEQTLNRWDYSQLEQLTSSICHKLATIGLAQVRNGASMENTEGLHRQVDLEMQELSWLVHQGCHGINRETRQTFLNVVKSFYYSAHCSPETVDSHIAKVIFQDVI